A genomic stretch from Telopea speciosissima isolate NSW1024214 ecotype Mountain lineage chromosome 7, Tspe_v1, whole genome shotgun sequence includes:
- the LOC122669255 gene encoding putative pentatricopeptide repeat-containing protein At5g08490 — translation MIKPQTRFFFLHLRFDTRRRHCFPLHRHHIALKFPLAKSELIHGQCVHVHPPFNSMSQWDPKTWEAMFRSYCVNARHTEALSLVYQRMHSSESFRLDYQDMATLLKSCAALSAIELGKSFHGYTVKLGHDSCEAVSKSLMNMYAKCRALHDCHRLFVQRSRGDPVLWNILLSGYAGSRRHDLEAMKLFYAMHVWEEEPKPNSITVVIILPVCARSRDLHAGKSVHAYVIKSGFESQTLVGNSLVSMYAKCSCLDDAFVAFCGIAYEDVVSWNAIISGYAEKGFFADAFELFRQMLAVDSEPNYATIVSILLLCVLVEHDGKYRFGEEIHCYVMRRPQLAADISVYNALVSFYSRIGRLGEAESIFCRMKSRDLVSWNAIIAGYASNGEPWKALELFHELLSMEMVEPDSVTLVTILPICAQLCNAQEGQKIHEYVLQHPELREDTAVGNALISFYAKCNDMEAALKIFSTIPQRDLISWNTMLDAYAERGYATQLVNLLHRMLNEGLLPDSITLLTILRVCANVSKEAMVKEVHGYSIRKSLLLSDLEPSVGNMILDAYTKCGNMDYAFKTFESLLGRRNVVTCNSLISGFVDCGSWESAEMIFSKMSKKDLTTWNLMVRVYAESDYTTQALILFHELQAQGMRPDAVSVMSLRPVCARLASVHLLKQCHGFVLRSCFEDVRLNGALLDMYAKCGSITYAYKFFQSCPQKDLVMFTAIVCGYAMHGMGEEALKVFSEMLELGIKPDHVIFTAILSACSHAGLVQEGFKLFESIEMVHGIKPTMEHYSCVVDLLARGGCLQDAYSFVNSMPVGANANVWGTLLGACRTHHEVELGRVVADHLFEVEAGNIGNYVLLSNIYAADARWDGVNKVRRLMKMRDLRKPAGCSWIEVQRRMNVFVAGDFSHPQRSLIYNMLTTLDQQIKEPCCSSENIACVNQV, via the coding sequence ATGATCAAACCACAAACCCGGTTTTTCTTCCTCCACCTGAGATTTGATACCAGAAGAAGACACTGCTTCCCATTACACCGACATCATATTGCCTTGAAATTTCCCCTTGCAAAATCTGAGTTAATTCATGGCCAATGCGTACATGTGCATCCACCGTTCAATAGTATGTCTCAATGGGATCCCAAAACTTGGGAAGCCATGTTCAGGAGTTATTGTGTTAATGCTAGGCATACAGAAGCTCTTTCATTGGTTTATCAAAGGATGCATAGCTCTGAGAGCTTCAGACTTGACTACCAAGACATGGCAACCCTTCTCAAGTCTTGTGCTGCTCTATCGGCTATTGAATTGGGGAAGTCTTTTCATGGGTATACCGTTAAATTGGGTCATGACTCGTGTGAGGCTGTGTCTAAGTCTCTGATGAACATGTATGCCAAATGTAGGGCCCTACATGATTGCCACCGATTGTTCGTTCAAAGGAGTCGCGGCGACCCTGTCTTGTGGAACATACTCTTATCAGGTTATGCTGGGTCCAGGAGGCATGACCTTGAAGCAATGAAGTTGTTCTATGCAATGCATGTCTGGGAGGAGGAGCCTAAGCCCAACTCAATTACTGTAGTCATTATCCTTCCTGTGTGTGCTCGATCAAGAGATTTGCATGCCGGCAAGAGTGTCCATGCTTATGTGATTAAATCTGGATTTGAATCACAAACTCTTGTTGGAAATTCTTTGGTATCCATGTATGCAAAATGCAGTTGTTTAGATGATGCCTTTGTTGCATTTTGTGGGATTGCTTATGAAGATGTTGTCTCGTGGAATGCAATTATCTCTGGGTATGCGGAGAAGGGGTTCTTTGCTGACGCATTTGAATTGTTCCGTCAGATGTTAGCAGTTGATAGTGAACCTAATTATGCAACAATCGTTAGTATCCTTCTTCTTTGTGTTTTGGTAGAACATGATGGAAAGTACCGTTTTGGGGAGGAAATTCACTGTTATGTGATGCGGCGGCCCCAGTTGGCAGCAGATATTTCTGTATACAATGCTCTGGTGAGTTTCTACTCAAGGATTGGAAGGTTGGGAGAAGCAGAATCCATATTCTGTAGGATGAAATCAAGAGATTTAGTTTCATGGAATGCTATAATTGCAGGATATGCATCTAATGGTGAGCCATGGAAAGCACTGGAGTTGTTTCATGAATTGCTCTCAATGGAAATGGTGGAGCCAGATTCTGTAACGCTTGTGACCATACTTCCAATTTGTGCACAATTATGCAATGCACAAGAGGGGCAGAAGATCCATGAGTACGTTCTCCAACATCCTGAACTACGTGAGGACACTGCTGTAGGTAATGCCCTAATAAGCTTTTATGCAAAATGCAATGACATGGAAGCTGCATTGAAGATATTCTCAACCATTCCTCAGAGAGATCTTATATCATGGAACACAATGCTTGATGCGTATGCAGAGCGTGGATATGCAACCCAACTTGTCAATCTTTTACACCGAATGCTCAATGAAGGATTGCTACCTGACTCCATAACTCTCTTGACCATTCTTCGTGTTTGTGCCAATGTTTCCAAGGAGGCAATGGTTAAAGAAGTTCATGGTTATTCTATTAGAAAGAGTTTGTTACTGAGTGACCTGGAACCAAGTGTTGGAAACATGATACTTGATGCATACACCAAATGCGGGAACATGGATTATGCATTCAAGACTTTTGAGAGTTTATTAGGAAGGAGGAATGTGGTCACATGCAATTCACTGATCTCAGGTTTTGTTGATTGTGGGTCTTGGGAAAGTGCAGAGATGATTTTTAGTAAGATGTCAAAAAAAGATCTCACCACATGGAATCTGATGGTCCGGGTTTATGCTGAAAGTGACTACACCACTCAAGCTCTTATTCTATTTCATGAGTTACAAGCTCAGGGAATGAGACCTGATGCTGTGAGTGTTATGAGTCTCCGTCCAGTTTGTGCCCGTTTGGCCTCAGTCCATCTGCTCAAGCAGTGTCATGGCTTTGTATTAAGATCTTGCTTTGAAGATGTCCGCTTGAATGGTGCACTCTTGGATATGTATGCAAAATGTGGATCCATTACCTATGCGTACAAGTTCTTCCAGTCCTGTCCTCAGAAGGATCTGGTTATGTTCACAGCCATTGTGTGCGGGTATGCAATGCATGGCATGGGAGAAGAGGCACTTAAGGTCTTCTCCGAGATGCTTGAGTTGGGTATAAAGCCAGATCATGTCATTTTTACTGCCATCCTATCAGCTTGCAGTCATGCAGGCCTTGTCCAGGAAGGGTTTAAGCtttttgagtccatagagatgGTCCATGGGATTAAACCCACCATGGAGCACTATTCCTGTGTGGTGGATCTTCTTGCTCGGGGAGGATGCTTGCAAGATGCATATTCCTTTGTAAATAGTATGCCTGTTGGAGCTAATGCAAATGTATGGGGCACATTGCTTGGTGCTTGTAGAACCCATCATGAGGTGGAGCTCGGGCGGGTTGTAGCAGATCATCTTTTTGAGGTTGAGGCTGGTAATATTGGAAACTATGTACTATTGTCAAACATATATGCAGCAGATGCCAGATGGGATGGGGTCAACAAGGTGAGAAGATTGATGAAGATGAGAGATCTAAGGAAGCCAGCTGGTTGCAGCTGGATTGAAGTCCAGAGAAGGATGAATGTTTTTGTAGCTGGAGATTTCTCTCATCCACAAAGAAGCCTCATTTACAATATGTTAACCACATTGGACCAACAAATCAAAGAGCCATGTTGCAGTAGTGAAAACATTGCTTGTGTCAATCAAGTATAA
- the LOC122670026 gene encoding tRNA-specific adenosine deaminase TAD3 isoform X3, which translates to MEVEMNKWEIIYVPDSPPRLINQQPTVDVFASLIEPKLANTLVRCILIRWYLVYLTGKPQLSVILCLALESENQSATIPNDILELINAYQLSPFITKVAKYAALSKEEWEEQSKLWPTSYHPPTYNIDGITGFSEEDSQSIFNFMKFAIERAISGPCCDQQVVNAAIIVDPSVRQVIANACDQTCVWDNPTGNTSLETRCCERVGDSTVHKPDSNGVVISEPSLSACIDDDSQLSYTGVSCLYPRRWTEQRPCAGSSRYWHPLRHAALVAIEYATERDRRLFPGSYSEGQPIQGDDMQSSSMSLPAKKQKTKTTEDDSDMVLKKCTDNLPSEVVRPYLCTGFDIYLVWEPCAMCAMALVHQRIRRIFYAFPNPNAGALGSVYRLQGEKSLNHHYAVFRVLLPEEILYKRI; encoded by the exons ATGGAGGTGGAAATGAACAAGTGGGAAATCATTTATGTTCCTGACAGCCCACCTCGTCTGATAAACCAACAACCCACCG TTGATGTGTTCGCTTCATTGATAGAGCCAAAGCTTGCCAACACTCTTGTGAG ATGCATCCTAATACGGTGGTACTTGGTTTATTTGACAGGAAAACCTCAGTTATCTGTCATCTTATGTCTTGCACTTGAAAGTGAGAATCAGTCTGCGACCATACCAAATGACATACTTGAGCTAATAAATGCCTATCAGTTGAGTCCTTTCATTACAAAA GTAGCTAAATATGCTGCTTTGTCAAAGGAAGAATGGGAAGAACAAAGCAAGCTCTGGCCTACATCATACCATCCTCCAACCTA CAATATTGATGGCATCACTGGATTTAGTGAAGAGGACTCGCAATCAATCTTCAACTTCATGAAATTTGCGATTGAACGTGCAATATCTGGCCCCTGTTGTGACCAG CAGGTAGTCAATGCGGCAATAATAGTTGATCCTTCAGTAAGGCAGGTAATTGCAAATGCATGTGACCAAACATGTGTATGGGACAATCCCACAGGCAATACCTCCTTGGAAACTAGATGTTGTGAACGGGTGGGAGATTCTACTGTTCATAAACCTGATTCAAATGGAGTGGTGATCAGTGAACCTTCACTCTCAGCTTGCATAGATGATGACAGTCAACTATCATATACTGGTGTTTCTTGTCTATATCCTAGGAGATGGACAGAGCAGCGACCATGTGCTGGAAGTTCTCGTTACTGGCATCCATTACGACACGCGGCTCTTGTTGCTATTGAATATGCTACTGAGAGGGATAGGCGCCTATTCCCTGGATCATACTCAGAAGGTCAACCTATTCAAGGGGACGACATGCAGTCTTCTTCCATGAGCCTACcggcaaaaaaacaaaagacaaaaactACAGAA GATGATAGTGACATGGTCCTGAAAAAATGTACTGATAATTTACCATCTGAAGTAGTTCGGCCTTACCTTTGCACTGGTTTTGACATCTACCTTGTTTGGGAGCCATGTGCAAT GTGTGCCATGGCACTTGTTCATCAAAGAATACGGCGTATATTCTATGCTTTTCCAAATCCAAATGCTGGTGCTTTGGGTAGTGTCTATAGATTGCAAGGAGAGAAAAGCTTGAATCATCACTATGCTGTTTTCAGAGTTTTGTTACCTGAAGAAATCCTTTATAAAAG AATATGA
- the LOC122670026 gene encoding tRNA-specific adenosine deaminase TAD3 isoform X2 — translation MEVEMNKWEIIYVPDSPPRLINQQPTVDVFASLIEPKLANTLVRRLNQIAPLENLRHVKRIRKNCFEGGKPQLSVILCLALESENQSATIPNDILELINAYQLSPFITKVAKYAALSKEEWEEQSKLWPTSYHPPTYNIDGITGFSEEDSQSIFNFMKFAIERAISGPCCDQVVNAAIIVDPSVRQVIANACDQTCVWDNPTGNTSLETRCCERVGDSTVHKPDSNGVVISEPSLSACIDDDSQLSYTGVSCLYPRRWTEQRPCAGSSRYWHPLRHAALVAIEYATERDRRLFPGSYSEGQPIQGDDMQSSSMSLPAKKQKTKTTEDDSDMVLKKCTDNLPSEVVRPYLCTGFDIYLVWEPCAMCAMALVHQRIRRIFYAFPNPNAGALGSVYRLQGEKSLNHHYAVFRVLLPEEILYKRI, via the exons ATGGAGGTGGAAATGAACAAGTGGGAAATCATTTATGTTCCTGACAGCCCACCTCGTCTGATAAACCAACAACCCACCG TTGATGTGTTCGCTTCATTGATAGAGCCAAAGCTTGCCAACACTCTTGTGAG GCGGTTGAATCAAATCGCACCATTGGAGAATCTTCGCCATGTGAAGCGGATACGGAAGAATTGCTTTGAAGGAG GAAAACCTCAGTTATCTGTCATCTTATGTCTTGCACTTGAAAGTGAGAATCAGTCTGCGACCATACCAAATGACATACTTGAGCTAATAAATGCCTATCAGTTGAGTCCTTTCATTACAAAA GTAGCTAAATATGCTGCTTTGTCAAAGGAAGAATGGGAAGAACAAAGCAAGCTCTGGCCTACATCATACCATCCTCCAACCTA CAATATTGATGGCATCACTGGATTTAGTGAAGAGGACTCGCAATCAATCTTCAACTTCATGAAATTTGCGATTGAACGTGCAATATCTGGCCCCTGTTGTGACCAG GTAGTCAATGCGGCAATAATAGTTGATCCTTCAGTAAGGCAGGTAATTGCAAATGCATGTGACCAAACATGTGTATGGGACAATCCCACAGGCAATACCTCCTTGGAAACTAGATGTTGTGAACGGGTGGGAGATTCTACTGTTCATAAACCTGATTCAAATGGAGTGGTGATCAGTGAACCTTCACTCTCAGCTTGCATAGATGATGACAGTCAACTATCATATACTGGTGTTTCTTGTCTATATCCTAGGAGATGGACAGAGCAGCGACCATGTGCTGGAAGTTCTCGTTACTGGCATCCATTACGACACGCGGCTCTTGTTGCTATTGAATATGCTACTGAGAGGGATAGGCGCCTATTCCCTGGATCATACTCAGAAGGTCAACCTATTCAAGGGGACGACATGCAGTCTTCTTCCATGAGCCTACcggcaaaaaaacaaaagacaaaaactACAGAA GATGATAGTGACATGGTCCTGAAAAAATGTACTGATAATTTACCATCTGAAGTAGTTCGGCCTTACCTTTGCACTGGTTTTGACATCTACCTTGTTTGGGAGCCATGTGCAAT GTGTGCCATGGCACTTGTTCATCAAAGAATACGGCGTATATTCTATGCTTTTCCAAATCCAAATGCTGGTGCTTTGGGTAGTGTCTATAGATTGCAAGGAGAGAAAAGCTTGAATCATCACTATGCTGTTTTCAGAGTTTTGTTACCTGAAGAAATCCTTTATAAAAG AATATGA
- the LOC122670026 gene encoding tRNA-specific adenosine deaminase TAD3 isoform X1, translating into MEVEMNKWEIIYVPDSPPRLINQQPTVDVFASLIEPKLANTLVRRLNQIAPLENLRHVKRIRKNCFEGGKPQLSVILCLALESENQSATIPNDILELINAYQLSPFITKVAKYAALSKEEWEEQSKLWPTSYHPPTYNIDGITGFSEEDSQSIFNFMKFAIERAISGPCCDQQVVNAAIIVDPSVRQVIANACDQTCVWDNPTGNTSLETRCCERVGDSTVHKPDSNGVVISEPSLSACIDDDSQLSYTGVSCLYPRRWTEQRPCAGSSRYWHPLRHAALVAIEYATERDRRLFPGSYSEGQPIQGDDMQSSSMSLPAKKQKTKTTEDDSDMVLKKCTDNLPSEVVRPYLCTGFDIYLVWEPCAMCAMALVHQRIRRIFYAFPNPNAGALGSVYRLQGEKSLNHHYAVFRVLLPEEILYKRI; encoded by the exons ATGGAGGTGGAAATGAACAAGTGGGAAATCATTTATGTTCCTGACAGCCCACCTCGTCTGATAAACCAACAACCCACCG TTGATGTGTTCGCTTCATTGATAGAGCCAAAGCTTGCCAACACTCTTGTGAG GCGGTTGAATCAAATCGCACCATTGGAGAATCTTCGCCATGTGAAGCGGATACGGAAGAATTGCTTTGAAGGAG GAAAACCTCAGTTATCTGTCATCTTATGTCTTGCACTTGAAAGTGAGAATCAGTCTGCGACCATACCAAATGACATACTTGAGCTAATAAATGCCTATCAGTTGAGTCCTTTCATTACAAAA GTAGCTAAATATGCTGCTTTGTCAAAGGAAGAATGGGAAGAACAAAGCAAGCTCTGGCCTACATCATACCATCCTCCAACCTA CAATATTGATGGCATCACTGGATTTAGTGAAGAGGACTCGCAATCAATCTTCAACTTCATGAAATTTGCGATTGAACGTGCAATATCTGGCCCCTGTTGTGACCAG CAGGTAGTCAATGCGGCAATAATAGTTGATCCTTCAGTAAGGCAGGTAATTGCAAATGCATGTGACCAAACATGTGTATGGGACAATCCCACAGGCAATACCTCCTTGGAAACTAGATGTTGTGAACGGGTGGGAGATTCTACTGTTCATAAACCTGATTCAAATGGAGTGGTGATCAGTGAACCTTCACTCTCAGCTTGCATAGATGATGACAGTCAACTATCATATACTGGTGTTTCTTGTCTATATCCTAGGAGATGGACAGAGCAGCGACCATGTGCTGGAAGTTCTCGTTACTGGCATCCATTACGACACGCGGCTCTTGTTGCTATTGAATATGCTACTGAGAGGGATAGGCGCCTATTCCCTGGATCATACTCAGAAGGTCAACCTATTCAAGGGGACGACATGCAGTCTTCTTCCATGAGCCTACcggcaaaaaaacaaaagacaaaaactACAGAA GATGATAGTGACATGGTCCTGAAAAAATGTACTGATAATTTACCATCTGAAGTAGTTCGGCCTTACCTTTGCACTGGTTTTGACATCTACCTTGTTTGGGAGCCATGTGCAAT GTGTGCCATGGCACTTGTTCATCAAAGAATACGGCGTATATTCTATGCTTTTCCAAATCCAAATGCTGGTGCTTTGGGTAGTGTCTATAGATTGCAAGGAGAGAAAAGCTTGAATCATCACTATGCTGTTTTCAGAGTTTTGTTACCTGAAGAAATCCTTTATAAAAG AATATGA